The following nucleotide sequence is from Salvia splendens isolate huo1 chromosome 2, SspV2, whole genome shotgun sequence.
ATGTTGAAACAAGAAAGACCTTCAAGTCTAAATATCAGCTGAATATATTTTTTACCTGTGTAACCCTGTCAACAAGACAGTCATCAGCATAAGTTCCTTTGTGTATGCAGGGAAGCCTTTCAAATCGAGGATCCTTTGCAATTCTGTTGAtacaagaaagaaaaacaaacaaaattaacCAAACTTAGTAGAGGAAACAAGCCAATTCCAGCATACATGATATTCATCATACTGTAACAATGTTTTTAAGTCGGTGAATCGAACCGCGTCGCCAGAGGACCGATATATCGACTCAGCCGATATATCGGGCGACTTAGTCGATATATCGATAGTAAGTCGGGCGACTCACCAGACAAGTCGTCCAGGTCCCTCAAGaccgatatatatcgatatatcgGGCGACTTGCCTTTTACACATGTAAAATATGCAATATATACTTCAAATTACAACAGGAAAAAACACAGCATCATATTGTTCAATGATTTAGTCATGTTCAACGATTTGCATGATAACAACTAACAAGCAATTAAGCAAACTCAAAGCACAGCATCATCCACTTGGAAAGCCCCTGCAGCTGAACCTCCACCACCCTCTTCATCCACCTACCTGTCCGCCTGGCCCAATCTGGAGTGAAGCCCATTAAGTCGTCCTCGACTCGATCAGGCGACTAATCGGTCGAGTCGCGCGATATATCGGACGACTCGAATGTTAGTCGCCTAAGTCGCATCTGGGTGTGTATCGACCCTTGGCCTACCGATACAggcgatatatcgcgatatatcggacGACTTACAAACATTGTACTGTAACACACTTGCCACAAAATAGATATTGGGTATTTTGTGGGAGACCTTTGGGAGAAGAAGTAAATGCTCTGAGCACTTGCATTATTACTAATACTCATATTGCATTAATGTAGACTATCAGCTTAGGCTCACAAGCATTCTAGTACTCTCAACATCAGTGTGATAGAAGCATGAACTTAAACCTTCGAACAGAAGTTATATAACTTATAAACTATCCAAGATAAAGATAATTAAATTGGGTTAAAGAACATGCCTCAAAGCAACTCGGTATTTCTGACCTAGCTTCTCAAGCTCGGCCATAACACAATCTGTAATGCAAGGAGTGCCTACAGCGAGGAAGATGAGGCAAGTCATTAATACAAATACGCAACAGATAAGTGTACAAATAAGTTTGTGCAAAGAATGCTAGCATAACCTACATTTTGCGTACAAGCAGTCCATCATTGCTTTTTCCAAATCTAACTGCAACATATTTGGACAATCAATAAGAATAAGACAATAAACAGTCAGAACCTATAGTCTatctatatttaaataattgataaaCTAATATCCCTATATATAACATAAGACAATTTAGGtagattttattcttttttccagCACACATGGAAAGGAGATGAGCAGAGAAGGATCGAGAAGGTTAAACGAATGAAGGTGGAAGAAGATTCCCTTAGAGAAGGTAGTTAAACTGTTGTGCAGCAAGGTTGTAAATGTTGATCATATTTGTAGTTAGATAGTTGTATATCAACTCTATGAAAGAGATCATGGACACTCGTTAAGATGTTTTCTTCTTCTACAATTCTTCGTTCTCATTTTCCCAAATCTGCAATTACTTGTTCTTTTCCATGTTAAGTCTCGACCAGAATCTCTCTGGCAACCATGGAATATCATTTAACTTCTCCATCCCAATCTAAATTCAATAGCCAGATAAAGGAACATCACAGAATTTCAAACTCCATAAATATCTCACAATACTTGTAACCTTGTTTTTTCATCCCACTTCTTTAGCGAAGTGTCACATTCACGCAGgcgaaaataaaaaacaatgaAATCTAGAAACTGGCAGCACTCACTTTATTTTGGATGGAGAAATTAATGAAGTTAGTATCGACCAATACTCGGTATGGCGGCCCTAAAGCAGTATTGTGCTTGAAGTAAAGCGATGATGAAACTTGCGGCCTGCATCAAATACCAATTTGATATCAAATTCAATACCAATATCTAAACTGGACTAACGAACCCAGTATAATATGCATAAACACGGTTAACAGCACAATAGCAAAGttcaaaatatgaaatttaagtTAGGAAATATGGAACTCACACATTACGGGGGAGTTTCTCCTTGGTCAAGTCTTTCCTGTTAGGGTTCAAGACATCCTCCTTGTACCTGCAATAACAAGTATAGGAATTGAAAATTAACAAAACATGAATTCACGAAAATATAGCTTTAACTGTGAATCGAGTAGGGAGGGATTTACTGTTTAATTGCTTTATGGGTGACGATTTTCTTCATGACAGCAAACTTAGGAGATTTCTTCGCTTTTCCCATCTTCAGTTGTGATTTGCAGGCGCTGGAGCCTGGAGATAAATTTGTTGTTGTGGTTTCTGCAAATAAAACCCTAAACCCCTAAACTGGAACTCATAAATTCGCAATTTAGACGGAAACTGTGCAATAGACCCACTTACATGGGCCGAATCGGTGTCCATTAATTTTGTTATGTTTTGAGGTGATAACTGTGAAAATCAGAAAATAGTATCTTTCCcaattactataaaatacttaaatttattttaataaaaaattcatattaaactagtaattttaattttaatttaatttaaaaaaatattttctatccgctactttttttactcacaaaattttaaaaaataatttgtaattatttcagtataaactcaaaaatgaaataaattttaagagTAGCATTGGGATTAATTGCCTAttacattttgaattttagAATACCATTGAAGATGGTCTAAAAGTTTTTATTgatgaatatttttatatttcatcaataatattaatttatgaaatcacgaagttcgtaattatataaattagtgTCACACTCGTGAGATGCtcgatcaattttattttattcgcactaattttaaattgttaattagataaaattgaaaatatgaaTACCCAACATAAATTTTATGCAGACAAAATGGTAATACAAatacaacatataaattttattttgagaattataattaaattatgtaaataaaattaatattataaatgtaatttttattataattttgtttcatttCATCGATCACTACGCTTATTTCATTTTATACAATAAATAGTCAGAATCACGAGTCTATAACAATTCGATAACACATTCAATATTACAAAATATTCTGCTCTTCTTCTTCGTGCAACTTTCTTGTCACATCACTTTCTCCTTCCACCCTAGTCCCTCCACTTTATTGTTGACAAACTACCTCTTGTAGGTTTCCTAGTTGGTCTGCCAGTCGTGGAGGGGTTGTAGCAAATGAATTGAGAAGCTAGAATGTGGTGGCAGATGACTAAGCATTTTTCTTGAAAAAGCTTTGAAACAATGAAATGACTTCGTACCTTAAACTCGTATACACCAACAAACTTGATGTCGAGTCGAGAACCGTTCAACACAATGGTAAAAATGGAGGCTAagaagttactccctccgtccacgaataagAGTCacgttttgtcattttagtttgtccgtGAATAAGattctcggttcacttttaccataaatggtaataggttctcaccttccactaactcatttcactcatatttcatttaaaactaatatatacaaattgAACCCCTAttgcactaacttttttccaccacttttcttaacatttctaaAACCTGTGCCGCcaataaatgagactcctaatagcGAAGAAGAGAGTATAATACAATTCTACAAATGAGAGAACAAAGAAATGTTTTGAGTTGTCATGTGATTATCAATAAcctaattactagtactattattatttgtCAAAGTATAACATTTTGTACTTTCCGTTCATTGAAAATATGGAAATTTTTTATTGTAAGaaatggttttttttatttaaatggaATCAGTTATCTACTAATAatattgtaattattttttttcttttttagtctttaatttaattaattgtatatTATAACATGCATTACCGTTTTACAAGTTCATATTTTAAAAGGACAAAGAAAGTATCCGTagcaaataatttaaataagaaaattaGTAAAGTTAATTGACCTTCAAATTCACAAActctaatctaattaaatatttctCATGCACTTAAATTTTGTGACACCAGATTTAATATCTTCCATTAACTTAAAATTTGGTCAGAAAAAGTGGTACTATCAACTTATCTTTTATTGTAAATTTCCCATAAGTTGATAAATTATTGAGAAATTTACATAAATCCTAAGTTGATAATTATTAcgatcaaatttaaaatttctgaaaaatacttttaatattttgatcaaaatttgtaattttaggGATCAATACTTCTAGTATAAGCACAATTTCTGATCTATTTTACACATGTGTTACTCTACTCAACATCAAATAGAAGACATGTGGATCACCTTGTTTCACTAGTTGTCagttaaaaagaaaaagagaaaaatttaAGAAAAGGAAATTTCTCCCTACAAAACAATACTCTCGTCTCTGCAATGATCATTCgatacatacacacacacattgAAACCACCGATATCGGTCGTTCCTCCCTAGCCGCCGTGGCACCTGCATCCGTCGTGGCGTCTAACCGGCCATCATCACCATCTTCCCCCTAATCTACTATCTTCTTAGCCATTTtgagataaaaaaataagagtgaGCTAGTTTCTGATGGGCAATTGGGAGTAAATACCCTCCCTTTCACACCacaaaattcacaccacactacacaattctcatctatatTCTCTCATTTCTATTCTCATCTATATTCTCTCATcaccattctcaatctttcttccactcataaaacataacaatgtccggccaaggcgatcaccctccgggctcccacggttgtaaccccgattggttcggttcacaaccgtttcctagtccgaaaacggaatattcggcccctcctcaaacccaaagtttggGCGTTccaggtggctaccggccttacccgatcaacgatcaagatgcccccgaagggctatacgggtggacacccgaaccTAGACCGaggtcgaccgccccctcccaaactccgactcctcctactcgcggtatCCGCACagcgtacactccggcggagatggagcaattgttcaaggcgttcttgtcaatctccgaagatccggaggttggcacgaaccaatccggtgatcacttttggtggcgcatttatcgccggtacaatgaaaaccgaccggagggaacaatcgagcgcaacgagagtatggtgcgcaacgccatctacagagccaacgaagaaatccaaaagttccaggggtattacctccaggaagagcggtcggcgggaagcggccggagcgaggtcgacatcatcagttccgccatttcgacctaccaatccatgaactacaaggcgttcaagtacctcaacatttggcaggagacgcggtcgcatccgaagtataggggaggcgtaacatcctcctctagcggctcctccaaacggtcaaggtcggtatccctatccgacgccggctccgaagacgtggttagccaactcgccagagctaacttgggtagccccgacgccggctcgagcggttcccaacgccgaccgcaaggaaggaagaaggcggcggccaacccccgttgcgccgcgactccatccggcgatgctccTGAACCCGCTCCCgtgccctatgcgccacctccacccccaccaactcgttgtgggcgattttggcccaactcaatatggccgataggtcaactatgaccccatcgcaacttcgatcgcacgaggccatgatattgggcctccaaaaataattgggggtagtgccgccggatgaatagtcttccacgagggtatttttagctttaattatgtaatttttattttttagtattttaattatgtaatttttaatttttaggattttaattatgtactttttatttttaggattttaattatgtcttttttattttatttgtaatttgtaatattatttcatttttttaattaattttaatattatggaaatgtttttatttaaattgaataatagaatggtgggacccttgtgctcgtccttgcggaagagcacagttgtgggtgttgtgctcttgcctaagagtagATAGAAATAGTGGCGCTGGGCCCATAACCGTGCtcattggcaagagcacggttgtgggtgctctaaggGCATGAATAACGCGGAAGGCCGGGctgcaaatcgcgagtcccggcccgtcctgCGCGTAAGAAAGGGGCGACTTgcggcctgggccggtcccggggccgcgtttGTGGCCTAGTGACGGTCACGGGGTCTGGCCCGGCCCCGCGTTAGCTGGTACGGGACGTGACGGAGGAAgcaatttttgccaaaaattggaagaggaagaagagggaggaagagggaggagaggaagaagagggagagggagatggGTGACGGAGCCCAATTTTCTGATTTCTTGTGCAATTcgacgaggaagaagagggagggggagaggaagaagagggaggaagaggaagaagaggggcgACAGATCCAATTctctaatttttcatttttttgcattttcttgcattttttaatgttttaatatttagttttttttgcatttttttgttataattttttttttcacattttttatgttataatttttgtttttttgcatttgtactttttttctagaacttgtaatttcttttttcaaatgaacaatttattttcccggtttcaattgttcagcgtattgcatttacgagtcaaataggttgaagttgtgaatagtgtcaattattagttgcggcctgcagggttagagcagttgaggcctgggccgcaactgtaaaggaatgatgacgtggaggggacttgaggccggaaatggggacgaaGTTATTTATGCTCTAAGGCCCACTTCATTTCAATGGCCTAAAACTTGGCACCAAGATTTTTATGATAGCGACAGTGTGTGCAGTGTGCACCACCTTAAATATCTTCCATTTATTCAACTAGCAATATTGCCCAATGTTTATTATTCAAAtccttatttatatattaaaatcacAGATATTTAGAGTATATTTTCAAACAAATTTATAGAATCTGATCCAAATAATCAAGAAGTTGACTAATCAGGTGAATGTTCAGATAGACGAGTCCTGATTTTTCTCCGCTTATAACCATTGGGCCATTGGCCAAGAAATGTGGTGAAAACAAGGCCGGCTGCTATCACTATATgtgttgaaacttgaaacaatcaattttcaattttcaaattatCCGAAATCACAACACCTCCTTTTCCAGCAATGAATCTCCACTTCAATCAAACAAAATTCTCTCTCTCGTATATTCGCATCGCATAATTAAATACTGATCGCCAAATGCCAGCTTTAAACCataaataaatttcaaacttcAAAATCCATTGATTCTCAACCCTCAAATTTCCCCCCAATTCCGCGGTATGACGCTCCTCATTCACTCGCCCGAAATTTCATTACTCGCCGGAAGTGGACTGCCTGGCAGAATCACTCCGCCAATCAGAAGAAGAAACCGCAAGCTTTCCGTATCTTCGGGCATTAAGGATTTGGAAAAGAAAGAGGTTTCGAAATTGAGGAGGGGCGGCTACGGATACGAGGATTGTTTGCTGTGGTTGTACGGGCAGGTGAAGCAGGACGAGACGGTGTCGTTCTCGGTGAGCGAGACCACGGATGAGGAAGGGAAAAAGCAGGATTATTATGTGAATGCGGGTTACGCGATTAGAACTATCCGAGAAGAGTTTCCGGAGCTTTTCTACCGAGAACTAAgctttgatatatacaggtatATATGAATTTATTGATTTTCCTATTTTCAGTAATTATAGCATTTGGATGCATTTGTGGTCGTTCTTTTAGACGATTACAGTGCATTTTATAGTTTATGATTGTGTTGTAAGTGTAGTGTGAATGATTGTGCTAATGCAATAGTTTGTGAATTAATTTACTGATTGAGTTGTTGCTAGTTTTGAATTACAATGAATTGATCATGTAGCTCACCTCTCCATGAAAAAATTGTGATTTGAGATGATTCTTGCAGAGAAACAATGAAGGAGAGGATTAGAATTGTTTTTGGTGTATTATGCGTGCAAATTTGCAACCAGGGTTCAAGTGTTGTAGTGATTTTGGAGTTGGTTGATGTACCAACTTCAGTAAAGGGTTTGATATCATATAAGTTACGTTGAGTGAAGGGGTGACATGCATACTCTATAGGTGTTCGTTTTTTCGACAATGCTCAGCTAGTAATGATCAAAATCTTCTGTTGATTACATTCACTCGGAACTGTTACTGTTACCTACTATACAAAATAGATACTCCGTAATTCTTTTGGAAGTTCTTGGTACTGATTGATCGAAATGATAAGATTAATTTATTacttagtaaaataaaatgtcaCAAAATGTTTATGCTTATATTGTACCATTGCTGCAGTTCAAATAGTTCAATATGCAAGACTACTTTTTGCACATTGGTTTAAGTCTGAGTGAATGATTTATGTGTAACATGCTTGTTTTCTGAGGCTATATAATCATTTGAAAAAGAACAACACAGAGAAATTTTAACGTTGAATAACTTTTGGTTAGTCTCGTTTGAGCAATGAAAATTGTTCCACAGATGGAATTCCTTAATCTTTGGTTTCTAATTATGTCTTAATATAGGGATGACATTGTCTTCAAGGATCCACTCAACACCTTTTCCGGCATTGAGAATTATAAGTCCATCTTCTGGGCTCTAAGACTTAACGGAAGGATTTTTTTCAAGGCCTTGTGGGTCGACATTGTAAGCGTGTGGCAGCCTGTGGAGAACCTGATAATGGTCCGTTGGACTGTCCATGGCATCCCACGAGTACCGTGGGAGAGTCATAGCAGATTTGATGGTACCTCTGAGTACAAGCTTGATAAGGACGGGAAGATCTATAAGCACAAAGTTCACAACATTGCGTTGAACGGACCTCAGAAGTTTCAAGTAATTGGTGTGGAGCAGTTGATTCAATCAATAGGTTGCCCCTCCACCCCAAAGCCTACTTATTTTAAACTTCAATCTCCTCCAGCGACAAATATTGTGCCCCTTGTGAAATTGTCTGCTGTTAAATGCTACTTAGCTTCTCTTCTAACCAGACTTAAATCTGAGGTCAAGTCATGATGCACTATGCAGTACCCTCTGGTCCGAGCATTGCAGGCAGGATTGGATTTTGTGGAATTGTAAGTGTTGATAGGAACTCGAGTTTGTGCAGTAAATATCCATTCTGTATAGGCTCACCACCATCAAGTAAATATAATGACCACCTAGCAGTGTGTGTTTGCGGCTTTTGCCCAAGTTTGTACATAGCTTCTGAGCTTGAATCAATGTATCTCAGAAATCAGAATAGTAGTAGCATCTTTTTCCTCAGCTGAATTCTGGATATAGGTCTGTTTGCATTGTGAGTTTTAACTCCTGAGTAATGATCAACTGAAATGGTGAAGAAGAATATGATAttggaaattttaaaattggatACGCATTTACCAGCAGACTGCCAAGTCAGAAATTCAGTATtgcgattttttttaataacaaGAAGAGGGCATCGCCCTAAAGTTCGAACACCGCCCCTACACTGGGCACATACGGCCATCACCATGGGTATACCCAGCCGGTCATTCAATAACAAATTCATCGCCTCAATCGGCGCCTCATCAAACACCACTAGCCTAGGTTGCACGTTCACACCCAAATTTGCCATAAAGTCTGCAACTTGATTGCTTTCCCTAAACACATGAGCAATCTTCACATTCCACTCTCTTTGCACGATACCTTTTATACTTTTGCACGATACCTTTTATACTTCTAGCGAGTGATAAAGCGCTGAAATCCGATTTCATGTCATTAAGCACATGAACAACTGTCATATTATCGCTTTCCACAAGTATATTTCTAAGCCCTCGTTGCCACGCCAACTTAAGCCCATCATATATTGTCCACAATTCAGTTTGCACTACTGAGCACATTCCCAGGTGCCTTGTGTAACCCaacatgtcacgaccgcattttctaaggatagaaaacacggttgatcgcgactaggggcgggggtataagaagcgggaaagaaataagggaaaataaaatcaaacattggttgcgagacatgactaattaagtgctgatacatagaagaaagatactcgatcatgaagactcgagtaattatttgtaaaaaaaatttcaaaatatcagagttttgaacaaaatagacctgagtcttttaagatgcacaacggaagcaaatgaacgcggttccatgtatgaagacatgaacctccgagagtcgagatctgactgaattaaatttcttgtctcaatagcacttcctccaccacttcgctgcttaaactgcacatttagaaatatatgcagggctgagtacaaaaagtactcagtgaacacattgccgaaaattacacatatacatttgaaaatattgtcaagccattatcacagtaacactcgggggtgttattgaaaaagacccgagcttactaaaaatattcacattggactgcagtccctttttcctg
It contains:
- the LOC121765461 gene encoding rRNA-processing protein FCF1 homolog, producing the protein MGKAKKSPKFAVMKKIVTHKAIKQYKEDVLNPNRKDLTKEKLPRNVPQVSSSLYFKHNTALGPPYRVLVDTNFINFSIQNKLDLEKAMMDCLYAKCTPCITDCVMAELEKLGQKYRVALRIAKDPRFERLPCIHKGTYADDCLVDRVTQHKCYIVATCDRDLKRRIRKIPGVPIMYITKHQYSIERLPEATIGGAPRV
- the LOC121765469 gene encoding uncharacterized protein LOC121765469, whose amino-acid sequence is MTLLIHSPEISLLAGSGLPGRITPPIRRRNRKLSVSSGIKDLEKKEVSKLRRGGYGYEDCLLWLYGQVKQDETVSFSVSETTDEEGKKQDYYVNAGYAIRTIREEFPELFYRELSFDIYRDDIVFKDPLNTFSGIENYKSIFWALRLNGRIFFKALWVDIVSVWQPVENLIMVRWTVHGIPRVPWESHSRFDGTSEYKLDKDGKIYKHKVHNIALNGPQKFQVIGVEQLIQSIGCPSTPKPTYFKLQSPPATNIVPLVKLSAVKCYLASLLTRLKSEVKS